Proteins from a genomic interval of Acidobacteriota bacterium:
- a CDS encoding pyridoxal-phosphate dependent enzyme: protein MFSNDRFPLIPGPTPLAEASHLRRILGGPRILIKRDDLTGRIVGGNKIRKLEYLLADARRAGATHVVTGGGAQSNHAAQTAVCARMAGLEAVLVLSRPTPGRPCGNLLVHRLLGITPEYVDRYEPDDLEQAMRQCCERLTREGFRPYHIPLGGSTPIGIRGYVDCWHEIANQCRTLGVSPAAIYSATGTGGTLAGLLLGHLEAPASCRLVGVDVGAIPGEGPLPRAVALVADARGGPCPTLPVELNRHQIGPGYARPGPDCLTAMRLFLQTEGLLLDPAYTGKAAAALVADIGAGRWRRDETVVFIHTGGAAGFFTEGMAAHLDNSPA, encoded by the coding sequence ATGTTCAGCAACGACCGATTTCCGCTGATTCCGGGACCCACGCCGCTCGCCGAGGCATCGCATCTGCGCCGGATTCTCGGCGGCCCCCGGATTCTGATCAAACGAGATGATCTCACCGGGCGCATCGTGGGCGGTAACAAGATCCGCAAGCTGGAGTATCTGCTGGCCGACGCGCGCCGCGCCGGCGCCACCCACGTCGTCACCGGCGGCGGCGCCCAATCCAACCACGCGGCTCAGACCGCCGTCTGCGCCCGGATGGCCGGGCTGGAAGCGGTCCTGGTGCTGTCGCGTCCGACGCCGGGCCGCCCCTGCGGCAATCTCCTGGTCCACCGGCTGCTGGGCATCACGCCGGAGTACGTGGACCGCTACGAACCGGACGATCTGGAACAGGCCATGCGGCAATGCTGCGAACGACTGACCCGTGAGGGCTTCCGGCCATACCACATCCCGCTGGGAGGCAGCACCCCCATCGGCATCCGCGGCTACGTGGACTGCTGGCATGAAATCGCCAATCAATGCCGGACGCTGGGAGTGTCGCCGGCCGCCATCTATTCCGCCACCGGCACCGGCGGGACTCTGGCCGGGCTGCTGCTCGGCCACCTCGAAGCGCCCGCCTCCTGCCGGCTGGTCGGCGTGGATGTGGGCGCTATCCCCGGCGAGGGCCCGCTGCCGCGCGCGGTGGCCCTGGTGGCCGACGCCCGCGGCGGCCCCTGCCCCACCCTGCCCGTGGAGCTTAACCGCCACCAGATCGGACCGGGCTACGCCCGCCCCGGCCCGGATTGCCTGACGGCCATGCGGCTCTTTCTGCAGACCGAAGGCCTGCTGCTGGATCCGGCTTACACCGGCAAGGCGGCCGCCGCGCTCGTCGCCGACATCGGGGCCGGCCGCTGGCGGCGGGATGAAACCGTCGTCTTCATCCACACCGGCGGTGCGGCCGGCTTCTTCACCGAAGGCATGGCGGCACATCTGGATAATTCCCCCGCGTGA
- a CDS encoding CTP synthase, which translates to MQGPKFIFVTGGVLSSLGKGISAASIGCLLEACGYRVTNSKLDPYLNVDPGTMSPFQHGEVFVTDDGAETDLDLGHYERFTSARLTRDSNLTTGKIYLSVIQKERRGDYLGKTVQVIPHITDEIKQGILKVSRGTDFVIVEIGGTVGDIESLPFLESIRQLRNDLGQSNTLFVHVTLVPFMGTAGELKTKPTQHSVKDLREIGIQPDLILCRTDRQLPDDIKAKIALFCNVAADDVITAADVGNIYQVPLAYHAEGILQRIALKLGLPVPTADLSRWADMLRRTENLTETVSVAMVGKYVGLIDSYKSLNEALIHGGVANGVRVQLHWIESENITADNAEATLAPYDAVLVPGGFGIRGIEGKIHAIQYARTRRVPFFGICLGMQCATIEYARNVCGLADANSTEFDAATPYKIFVKLHDLLGVEEMGGNMRLGAYSCRLKPESLAWTVYRADEISERHRHRYEFNRSYEGLLVKHGLTVSGLSPDEKFVEIIELPDHPWFLGCQFHPEFKSRPLAPHPLFCDFIRAARDRRHDGGRA; encoded by the coding sequence ATGCAGGGACCCAAGTTTATTTTCGTCACCGGCGGTGTGCTGTCGTCCCTAGGCAAAGGCATCTCGGCCGCGTCCATCGGCTGCCTCCTCGAAGCCTGCGGCTACCGAGTCACCAACAGCAAGCTGGACCCATACTTGAACGTCGATCCGGGCACCATGAGTCCGTTCCAGCACGGCGAGGTGTTCGTGACCGACGACGGGGCCGAGACCGATCTCGACCTCGGCCACTACGAGCGGTTCACCTCCGCCCGGCTGACCCGCGACAGCAACCTGACCACCGGCAAGATCTACCTGTCGGTGATCCAGAAGGAGCGGCGGGGGGATTACCTCGGCAAAACCGTCCAGGTGATCCCGCACATCACCGACGAGATCAAGCAGGGCATTCTCAAGGTGAGCCGCGGCACCGATTTCGTCATCGTGGAGATCGGCGGCACGGTGGGTGACATCGAGAGCCTCCCCTTCCTCGAGTCGATCCGGCAGCTCCGCAACGACCTGGGCCAGTCGAACACCCTGTTCGTCCACGTCACGCTGGTTCCGTTCATGGGCACCGCCGGCGAGCTCAAAACCAAGCCCACCCAGCACAGCGTCAAGGATCTGCGCGAGATCGGCATCCAGCCCGACCTGATCCTCTGCCGCACCGACCGCCAGTTGCCCGACGACATCAAGGCCAAGATCGCCTTGTTCTGCAACGTGGCCGCCGACGACGTGATCACCGCGGCCGACGTGGGCAACATCTACCAGGTGCCGCTGGCCTACCACGCGGAAGGGATCCTCCAGCGGATCGCCCTGAAGCTCGGCCTGCCCGTGCCGACAGCCGACCTGTCGCGCTGGGCGGACATGCTCCGGCGGACGGAGAATCTGACGGAGACCGTCTCTGTGGCCATGGTGGGCAAGTACGTGGGTCTGATCGATTCCTACAAGAGCCTCAACGAGGCACTGATCCACGGCGGCGTGGCCAACGGCGTGCGGGTGCAGTTGCACTGGATCGAGTCCGAAAACATCACCGCCGACAACGCCGAGGCGACGCTGGCGCCGTACGACGCCGTGCTCGTCCCCGGCGGCTTCGGCATCCGGGGGATCGAGGGGAAGATTCATGCCATTCAGTACGCCCGCACCCGCCGGGTGCCGTTCTTCGGCATCTGCCTCGGCATGCAGTGCGCCACCATCGAGTACGCCCGCAACGTCTGCGGTCTGGCCGACGCCAACAGCACCGAGTTCGACGCGGCCACGCCCTACAAGATCTTCGTCAAGTTGCATGACCTGCTGGGCGTCGAGGAGATGGGCGGCAACATGCGCCTGGGTGCGTACAGCTGCCGCCTCAAGCCGGAGAGCCTGGCCTGGACGGTCTACCGCGCCGACGAAATCAGCGAGCGCCACCGGCACCGCTACGAGTTCAACCGCAGCTACGAGGGGCTCTTGGTCAAGCATGGTCTGACGGTGTCGGGCCTGAGCCCCGACGAAAAGTTCGTCGAGATCATCGAGCTGCCCGACCACCCCTGGTTCCTGGGCTGCCAGTTCCATCCCGAATTCAAGTCCCGGCCGCTGGCACCGCACCCCCTGTTCTGCGATTTCATCCGGGCGGCCCGCGACCGCAGGCATGACGGAGGCCGGGCGTGA
- the kdsA gene encoding 3-deoxy-8-phosphooctulonate synthase has translation MNAIRLGDITLGGGEPFFIAGPCVIESEDHAVRLAGMLRDIFRRLGRSFIFKASYDKANRSSVRSFRGPGPAEGLRILARIRREFDLPILTDVHDCGQVAAAAEVADILQVPAFLSRQTDLLLAVGAAGRVVNVKKGQFLAPWDMANVVDKIRSTGNSRILLTERGFTFGYNNLVVDFRSLAIMRRLDCPVVFDATHSVQLPGGAGCASGGEAEFIQPLARAAVACGVDGLFFEVHDDPAHALCDGPNAFPILEFEAFVRRLLNIHRAAHGGQP, from the coding sequence GTGAACGCCATCCGATTGGGCGACATCACCCTCGGCGGCGGCGAGCCCTTCTTCATCGCCGGCCCCTGCGTCATCGAAAGCGAGGATCATGCCGTGCGCCTGGCCGGCATGCTGCGGGACATCTTCCGGCGCCTCGGCCGCTCCTTCATTTTCAAGGCGTCCTACGACAAGGCCAACCGCAGCTCCGTCCGTTCGTTCCGCGGACCCGGCCCCGCCGAGGGGCTGCGCATCCTGGCCCGGATCCGGCGGGAGTTCGATCTGCCTATCCTGACTGACGTCCACGATTGCGGCCAAGTGGCCGCGGCCGCCGAGGTGGCGGACATTCTCCAGGTGCCCGCCTTCCTGTCGCGCCAGACCGACCTGCTGCTGGCGGTGGGTGCCGCCGGCCGCGTGGTGAACGTCAAGAAGGGCCAGTTCCTCGCGCCGTGGGACATGGCCAACGTGGTGGACAAGATCCGCTCAACCGGCAACTCCCGGATCCTCCTCACCGAGCGCGGCTTCACCTTCGGCTACAACAATCTCGTGGTGGACTTCCGCTCCCTGGCCATCATGCGCCGGCTGGACTGCCCGGTGGTGTTCGACGCCACCCACTCCGTCCAGCTCCCGGGCGGCGCCGGCTGCGCTTCCGGCGGCGAGGCCGAATTCATCCAGCCGCTGGCCCGGGCGGCGGTCGCCTGCGGTGTGGACGGCCTGTTCTTCGAGGTGCACGACGATCCAGCCCACGCCCTGTGCGACGGGCCCAACGCGTTCCCCATCCTGGAATTTGAAGCATTCGTTCGCCGCCTCCTGAATATCCATCGCGCCGCTCACGGAGGGCAGCCATGA
- a CDS encoding KpsF/GutQ family sugar-phosphate isomerase has translation MSLDVARKVLRIEAEAILALLDKLDQRFEQALDVLEACRGRIVTTGMGKSGIIAHKLAATFASTGSPSLFLHPAEAIHGDLGMLARGDVVVALSNSGETSELVRLLEFIQRLQIPLIVLTGNPDSTLGRSTPCCLDIGLHQEACHLGLAPTASTSASLALGDALAVALSIRKGFRMEDFALLHPGGKIGKRLRCIRDLMRTGDAVPQVEAGVSMKDVVYIMSAGRMGITAVVDTGRRLIGAISDGDLRRLLERHGPALLGLTAGECMSRAPKTIDADALATRALAVMEENKITSLFITDIHGVLAGAIHLHDLWETELF, from the coding sequence ATGAGCCTGGATGTCGCCCGAAAAGTCCTCCGCATCGAAGCCGAGGCCATCCTCGCCCTGCTCGACAAGCTGGACCAGCGGTTCGAACAGGCGCTCGACGTACTGGAGGCGTGCCGCGGTCGCATCGTCACCACCGGCATGGGCAAGTCCGGCATCATCGCTCACAAGCTGGCCGCGACGTTCGCCAGCACCGGCTCACCGTCGCTGTTCCTGCACCCGGCCGAGGCGATCCACGGCGATCTGGGCATGCTGGCGCGCGGCGACGTGGTGGTCGCCCTGTCCAACAGCGGCGAGACGTCGGAGCTCGTCCGGCTCCTGGAGTTCATCCAGCGTCTGCAGATCCCGCTCATTGTCCTGACCGGCAATCCCGACTCCACTCTCGGCCGCAGCACGCCCTGCTGCCTGGACATCGGGCTGCACCAGGAAGCGTGCCACCTGGGTCTGGCGCCCACGGCCAGCACCTCCGCTTCGCTGGCTCTCGGCGATGCCCTGGCCGTGGCGCTGAGCATCCGCAAAGGATTCCGGATGGAGGATTTCGCCCTCCTGCATCCGGGCGGCAAGATCGGCAAGCGGCTGCGCTGCATCCGCGACCTGATGCGCACCGGCGACGCCGTGCCGCAGGTCGAAGCCGGCGTGAGCATGAAGGACGTCGTGTACATCATGTCGGCCGGCCGGATGGGCATCACGGCGGTGGTTGATACCGGGCGCCGCCTCATCGGCGCCATCTCCGACGGTGACCTGCGCCGGCTGCTCGAGCGGCACGGACCGGCCCTGCTCGGATTGACCGCCGGCGAGTGCATGAGCCGAGCGCCCAAAACCATCGACGCCGACGCGCTGGCCACCCGCGCCCTGGCGGTGATGGAGGAGAACAAAATCACCAGCCTGTTCATCACGGACATCCACGGCGTGCTGGCCGGCGCCATTCACCTGCACGACCTGTGGGAGACCGAACTCTTCTGA
- a CDS encoding HAD hydrolase family protein, producing MHRVSQKPCDLSRIRLVVTDMDGVWTDGSIYLDDRGIECKRFSAYDGLGVRLATEAGLRIAILSGRASAVVALRAAALGVERIVQNSSDKGPDFLKLCQEMGIPPGQTVYAGDDLPDLAPMALAGAAVAVPNAPADVCRAADWLTDSPGGTGAIREIVEWLLREAGRWEETLARFGTGARP from the coding sequence GTGCACCGCGTTTCCCAAAAGCCCTGTGACCTGTCCCGAATCCGCCTCGTGGTGACGGACATGGACGGCGTCTGGACCGACGGCAGCATCTACCTGGACGACCGGGGCATCGAGTGCAAGCGGTTCTCCGCGTACGACGGTCTGGGTGTCCGGCTGGCGACCGAGGCCGGCTTGCGGATCGCCATTCTGTCGGGGCGGGCCAGCGCGGTGGTGGCCCTGCGGGCGGCCGCCCTCGGTGTCGAGCGGATCGTCCAGAACAGCTCGGACAAAGGGCCCGACTTCCTGAAGCTGTGCCAGGAAATGGGCATACCACCCGGCCAAACCGTCTACGCCGGCGACGACCTGCCCGATTTGGCGCCCATGGCCCTGGCGGGCGCCGCCGTCGCGGTGCCCAACGCCCCCGCGGACGTCTGTCGTGCCGCCGACTGGCTCACCGATTCGCCCGGCGGCACCGGTGCGATCCGCGAGATCGTGGAGTGGCTGCTCCGGGAAGCCGGCCGCTGGGAGGAGACCCTGGCGCGCTTCGGCACCGGCGCCCGGCCATGA
- a CDS encoding ABC transporter permease, with product MTQRPTMIQRIRYYYNQRDLLLSYVRKDLKERYVGSVIGFYWSVLNPLILLGIYTFVFSVIFRVRFGEGEGLVNAALYIFCGMVPWMAFSEAVGRSTGVLIDNANLIKKVMFPSKILPMYLVFSHAVNLLIGFGILLGAAMMAGMPPTPYLAILPLYVGAQLLLTLGCCWWSAAVNVFVRDMAQVIGQFMIVWMYLSPIFYSVDFIPVEYRQYAYINPMTHLIEGYRDMFLNGCMPDLAGLGIFTLFALVVCVTGYLFFTRNQHSFADIL from the coding sequence ATGACCCAGCGCCCCACGATGATCCAGCGCATCCGCTACTACTACAACCAGCGGGACCTGCTGCTGAGCTACGTCCGCAAGGATCTCAAGGAGCGTTACGTCGGCTCCGTCATCGGCTTCTACTGGTCGGTGCTCAATCCGCTCATCCTGCTCGGCATCTACACCTTCGTCTTCTCGGTCATCTTCCGGGTCCGCTTCGGCGAGGGCGAGGGCCTGGTGAACGCGGCGCTGTACATCTTCTGCGGCATGGTGCCGTGGATGGCGTTCAGCGAGGCGGTGGGCCGCTCCACCGGCGTGCTCATCGACAACGCTAACCTGATCAAGAAGGTGATGTTTCCGTCCAAGATCCTGCCGATGTATCTGGTCTTCTCCCACGCGGTCAACCTGCTCATCGGCTTCGGCATCCTGCTGGGCGCCGCGATGATGGCCGGCATGCCCCCGACCCCATACCTGGCCATCCTCCCCCTGTATGTGGGCGCGCAGTTGCTCCTCACCCTGGGGTGCTGCTGGTGGAGCGCCGCCGTCAACGTCTTCGTGCGCGACATGGCCCAGGTGATCGGCCAGTTCATGATCGTGTGGATGTACCTGTCGCCCATCTTCTACTCGGTGGACTTCATTCCCGTGGAGTACCGTCAGTACGCCTACATCAATCCCATGACACACCTGATTGAAGGGTACCGGGACATGTTCCTCAACGGCTGCATGCCGGACCTGGCGGGACTCGGCATCTTCACGCTGTTCGCGCTCGTGGTGTGCGTCACCGGCTACCTGTTCTTCACGCGGAACCAGCACAGTTTCGCCGATATCCTGTAG
- a CDS encoding glucose-6-phosphate isomerase translates to MEHRLELPDGFCLNYTNVTRDKIGPLGLAVNELAGRPEIGAAMDALAVMRRSGDVRGHNEKVYFTHLAYQEGNAPDRLRAIAEWGADVRSRCRAVVSLGIGGSYLGNQVLADALLSPLWNSLAGPETAPQLFFSGNNVDPQSIRDLDKILDLERTMFVVISKSGTTTETMAAFLHFYNRCRAAGLDPSRHFTAVTDPERGILLQIARQERLPLFQVPPGVGGRFSVLADVGLLVAAAAGIAIPELLGGARAMVEAADSRDLLQNPPCLYAAICHELYRRAGIHEAVLMPYSDRLRSFALWYVQLLAESLGKEKNRRGETVYEGRTPIAAVGTSDMHAQTQQHQGGKKNKLVTTIAVADFGADEITLPSEGPWTRELAFVAGRSFGRLLRAARVANEEALAADGRPSLSITIPQLSPYTLGQLFLFFELATAFEGELLDVNAFDQPGVENYKKLMKELLR, encoded by the coding sequence ATGGAGCACCGCCTTGAACTCCCGGACGGTTTCTGCCTGAACTACACCAACGTGACCCGTGACAAAATCGGCCCGCTCGGCCTGGCGGTGAACGAGCTGGCCGGCCGGCCCGAAATCGGCGCCGCCATGGACGCGCTCGCCGTCATGCGTCGCAGCGGCGACGTCCGCGGGCACAACGAGAAAGTGTACTTCACCCACCTGGCATACCAGGAGGGGAACGCCCCGGACCGCCTCCGGGCCATCGCCGAGTGGGGCGCCGACGTCCGGTCCCGGTGTCGGGCGGTGGTGTCGCTGGGCATCGGCGGCTCGTACCTGGGCAACCAGGTACTGGCTGACGCCCTGTTGTCGCCGCTCTGGAACTCCCTGGCGGGACCGGAAACCGCACCGCAGCTTTTCTTCTCCGGCAACAACGTGGACCCCCAGTCCATCCGCGACCTGGACAAGATTCTGGACCTGGAGCGGACCATGTTCGTCGTGATCTCCAAGTCCGGCACCACCACCGAGACCATGGCCGCGTTCCTCCATTTCTACAATCGCTGCCGCGCCGCCGGCCTTGATCCCAGCCGGCATTTCACCGCGGTGACCGACCCGGAGCGCGGCATCCTGCTGCAGATCGCCCGGCAGGAGCGACTGCCCTTATTCCAGGTGCCGCCCGGTGTGGGCGGACGCTTCTCGGTGCTCGCCGACGTGGGCCTGCTCGTCGCCGCCGCCGCCGGGATCGCCATTCCCGAGCTGCTGGGGGGCGCCCGCGCCATGGTGGAAGCGGCCGACAGCCGCGACCTGCTCCAGAACCCGCCCTGCCTCTACGCGGCCATCTGCCACGAACTGTACCGGCGTGCCGGCATCCACGAGGCGGTGCTCATGCCGTACAGCGACCGGCTCCGGTCATTCGCCCTGTGGTACGTCCAGCTCCTGGCCGAGAGCCTCGGCAAGGAGAAAAACCGGCGGGGCGAGACGGTTTACGAGGGGCGCACGCCCATCGCGGCGGTGGGGACGTCCGATATGCACGCCCAGACGCAGCAGCACCAGGGCGGCAAGAAGAACAAGCTGGTCACCACCATCGCCGTCGCGGACTTCGGCGCTGATGAGATCACCCTGCCCAGCGAGGGCCCGTGGACGCGGGAACTGGCGTTCGTCGCCGGCCGGAGCTTCGGCCGGCTGCTGCGGGCGGCGCGGGTGGCCAACGAGGAGGCGCTGGCCGCCGACGGCCGGCCGAGCCTCTCCATCACCATCCCGCAGCTGTCGCCGTACACGCTGGGCCAGCTGTTCCTGTTCTTCGAGCTGGCCACCGCGTTCGAAGGCGAGCTGCTCGACGTGAACGCCTTCGACCAGCCGGGCGTCGAGAACTACAAGAAGCTGATGAAGGAGCTGCTGCGCTGA
- a CDS encoding endonuclease V → MPRLALPHFPAVADARAAAALQRELAGRVRLEPLAAPPRTIAGTDLAFDPRAGLAHAAVVIVDAATLAPVAAAAVTRPVDFPYVPGLLSFREIPALLDCLEHLGELPDLFLCDGQGIAHPRGFGLAAHLGVLLDRPAIGCAKSRLVGEHAEPTAERGSRAELLYAGRVVGTVLRTRHDVRPLYVSPGHRVTVADAAALVLATATRFRVPEPIRLAHRLAAEEKRNHLRRSAL, encoded by the coding sequence ATGCCCCGCCTCGCCCTGCCCCACTTTCCGGCGGTCGCCGACGCGCGCGCGGCCGCTGCCCTCCAACGGGAGCTGGCCGGCCGGGTGCGGCTGGAGCCCCTGGCGGCGCCGCCGCGGACCATCGCCGGAACCGACCTCGCCTTCGACCCGCGGGCGGGCCTGGCGCACGCCGCCGTCGTCATCGTGGACGCCGCGACGCTGGCGCCCGTGGCCGCCGCCGCGGTGACCCGGCCCGTGGATTTCCCCTACGTGCCCGGCCTGCTCTCCTTCCGCGAGATCCCCGCGCTGCTTGACTGCCTGGAGCACCTGGGAGAACTGCCGGACCTGTTTCTCTGCGACGGCCAGGGCATCGCCCACCCGCGCGGCTTCGGTCTGGCCGCCCACCTGGGCGTGCTGCTGGACCGCCCGGCAATCGGCTGCGCCAAGAGCCGGCTGGTGGGCGAGCACGCCGAACCGACGGCCGAGCGCGGCAGCCGGGCGGAGCTGCTGTACGCCGGTCGGGTCGTGGGCACCGTGCTCAGGACCCGCCACGATGTCCGACCGCTTTACGTCTCGCCCGGCCATCGGGTCACCGTCGCCGACGCGGCGGCGCTCGTGCTGGCCACCGCGACCCGCTTCCGGGTGCCGGAACCCATCCGTCTGGCGCACCGCCTGGCGGCCGAGGAAAAACGAAACCATCTCCGACGGAGTGCCCTATGA
- a CDS encoding FtsX-like permease family protein, whose product MSAIAEVPVLTNQANVKPNHTLSGWPVLLEALRMAIESVMAHKLRSLLTLLGVIIGVASVMIVGAFISGLETYVTDSVTSMMGSNTFIVARIAAVNMNREEFEKRLRTHRDLRWDDYEYIRSRSKFAQEVSIERSTRQDVHYKNLEVLDTTISGASANVPRISNINIHSGRFFQEFEFARSLPVCVIGWGIKTELFPSEDPIGHDVKIAGQKYRVVGLLARRGSFLGQNLDNEIFIPTTAYAKLFGVRRGWELRIKTAPGPEFEAAQDEVRTLLRGKHHLQPSQPDDFDILSADDINQSVGEFTGAIATVVTPITSIALLVGGIVIMNIMLMSVTERTREIGIRKAIGARRRDLLLQFLLESAILGIIGGLLGITLSYTACYVIEALSDFTLTITVGYIILALAVSGGVGILAGMYPAFKAARLDPIQALSFET is encoded by the coding sequence ATGTCCGCGATCGCCGAAGTGCCCGTTCTGACCAATCAAGCGAACGTCAAACCCAACCACACCCTCAGCGGCTGGCCGGTTCTGCTCGAAGCGCTGCGCATGGCCATCGAATCGGTGATGGCGCACAAGCTGCGCTCGCTGCTCACCCTGCTCGGGGTCATCATCGGGGTCGCCTCGGTCATGATCGTCGGCGCCTTCATCAGCGGACTGGAAACATACGTGACCGACAGCGTCACCAGCATGATGGGCAGCAACACGTTCATCGTCGCCCGCATCGCCGCGGTGAACATGAACCGTGAGGAGTTCGAGAAACGCCTCCGCACCCACCGCGACCTGCGCTGGGACGATTACGAGTACATCCGCAGCCGTTCGAAATTCGCCCAAGAAGTGTCCATCGAGCGCTCCACCCGTCAAGACGTCCATTACAAGAACCTGGAGGTGCTGGACACCACCATCAGCGGCGCCAGCGCCAACGTGCCCCGCATCTCCAATATCAACATCCACAGCGGCCGCTTCTTCCAGGAGTTCGAATTCGCCCGCTCCCTGCCCGTCTGCGTCATCGGCTGGGGCATCAAGACGGAATTGTTCCCCTCCGAGGATCCCATCGGCCACGACGTGAAGATCGCCGGGCAAAAGTATCGCGTGGTCGGGCTGTTGGCCCGGCGGGGCTCGTTTCTGGGCCAGAACCTCGACAATGAGATTTTCATCCCCACGACCGCCTACGCCAAATTGTTCGGCGTCCGCCGCGGCTGGGAGCTCCGGATCAAAACCGCACCCGGTCCCGAGTTCGAAGCCGCTCAGGACGAAGTCCGCACGCTCCTGCGCGGCAAGCACCACCTGCAGCCGTCCCAACCCGACGATTTCGACATCCTCAGCGCCGACGACATCAACCAGTCGGTGGGCGAGTTCACCGGCGCCATCGCCACGGTGGTCACGCCCATCACCAGCATCGCGCTCCTGGTGGGTGGCATCGTGATCATGAACATCATGCTCATGTCGGTGACCGAGCGGACCCGCGAGATCGGCATCCGCAAGGCGATCGGCGCCCGGCGACGCGACCTATTGCTGCAGTTCCTGCTGGAGTCGGCCATCCTGGGCATCATCGGCGGCCTGCTGGGCATCACGCTGTCTTACACCGCGTGCTACGTCATCGAGGCCCTATCGGACTTCACCCTGACCATCACCGTCGGCTACATCATCCTCGCCCTGGCCGTCTCGGGCGGGGTGGGCATCCTGGCCGGGATGTACCCGGCGTTCAAAGCCGCCCGGCTGGATCCGATCCAGGCGCTGTCCTTCGAGACCTAA
- a CDS encoding ABC transporter permease, producing the protein MTAAEKRRIWFENFLQAFDTILSHKFRSFLTVLGVLIGVITVILVASILTGLRGRIVSMIEEFGTTNIYAFHLNTGVQIGRRPRKEMERKPLSMEHVRAIKTRCDAVQDVGCQLFPVRLTDRSIKYQGESFYEGGIEGITPNNHEIAHHELAMGRFLNDSDNMHRQYNCVIGYAVYEALFPNIQPIGKHILIAGKRFQVVGVLQKRKSTFLGENQEDKTVSIPLLTFRKLSPQDDWLFLIIQARSGQLVQAMDQVEQVLRAERRLKANDDNDFSLSTADSIIQQFDQVVAGIGIITIAISGVGLLVGGIGVMNIMLVSVRERTREIGVRKALGARNLDITVQFLIEAMTLTGIGGVIGIVFAAAIGLLISMLVPDLPTSIPFWAVSAAFTLSVLIGLVFGVWPATRAARLDPIEALRYE; encoded by the coding sequence GTGACCGCCGCCGAAAAACGCCGTATCTGGTTTGAAAACTTCCTCCAGGCGTTCGACACCATCCTGTCGCACAAATTCCGCTCATTCCTCACGGTGCTGGGCGTGCTCATCGGCGTCATCACGGTGATCCTGGTGGCCTCGATCCTGACCGGCTTGCGCGGCCGGATCGTGAGCATGATCGAGGAATTCGGCACCACCAACATTTACGCCTTCCACCTGAACACGGGCGTCCAGATCGGCCGCCGCCCGCGCAAGGAGATGGAACGCAAGCCGCTGTCCATGGAGCATGTCCGGGCGATCAAGACCCGCTGCGACGCGGTGCAGGATGTGGGCTGCCAACTCTTCCCGGTCCGGCTCACCGATCGGAGCATCAAGTACCAGGGCGAGTCTTTCTACGAGGGCGGCATCGAGGGCATCACGCCCAACAACCACGAGATCGCCCATCACGAGCTGGCCATGGGACGGTTCCTGAACGACAGCGATAACATGCACCGGCAGTACAACTGCGTGATCGGCTACGCCGTTTACGAGGCGCTGTTCCCCAACATCCAGCCCATCGGCAAGCACATCCTGATCGCGGGGAAGCGGTTCCAGGTGGTGGGCGTGCTGCAGAAGCGCAAGTCCACGTTCCTGGGCGAAAACCAGGAAGACAAGACGGTGAGCATCCCCCTGCTCACCTTCCGGAAGCTGTCGCCGCAGGACGACTGGCTGTTCCTTATCATCCAGGCGCGTTCCGGCCAATTGGTCCAGGCCATGGACCAAGTGGAGCAGGTGCTGCGGGCGGAGCGGCGGCTCAAGGCCAATGATGACAATGATTTTTCGCTGTCCACGGCCGACTCGATCATCCAGCAATTCGACCAGGTGGTGGCCGGGATCGGCATCATCACCATCGCCATCTCCGGTGTGGGACTCCTGGTGGGCGGCATCGGCGTCATGAACATCATGCTCGTGTCGGTGCGGGAGCGCACCCGCGAGATCGGCGTCCGCAAGGCGCTCGGCGCGCGCAATCTCGACATCACCGTGCAGTTCCTAATCGAAGCCATGACGCTCACCGGCATCGGCGGCGTCATCGGCATCGTGTTCGCCGCCGCCATCGGGCTGCTGATTTCGATGCTGGTGCCCGACCTGCCCACCAGCATTCCCTTCTGGGCGGTGAGCGCGGCGTTCACCCTGTCGGTGCTCATCGGCCTGGTGTTCGGCGTTTGGCCCGCCACCCGCGCGGCCCGGCTTGACCCAATTGAGGCTCTCCGGTACGAATAG